A portion of the candidate division Zixibacteria bacterium HGW-Zixibacteria-1 genome contains these proteins:
- a CDS encoding RNA-binding protein, which translates to MKIYVGNLSRETSESQLRESFVRFGEIASLNIVTDKESGKSRGFAFVEMSSDEHAQAAIDSLHGKELGGSLMRVNEAKRS; encoded by the coding sequence ATGAAGATTTATGTGGGAAATCTATCTCGCGAGACCAGCGAATCACAACTTCGCGAGTCTTTCGTCAGATTTGGTGAAATAGCCTCGCTTAATATTGTAACCGACAAAGAAAGTGGCAAGTCGAGGGGATTTGCCTTCGTTGAAATGTCCTCAGATGAACACGCCCAAGCAGCAATCGACAGTCTGCACGGCAAGGAGTTGGGCGGGAGTTTAATGAGGGTGAATGAAGCCAAAAGAAGCTAA
- a CDS encoding radical SAM protein, with translation MHKLRIGIIDLVAKAPTRTMWMRVMGANFVSIMPQVVATWCEGQGHDVTLVTYTGRENLVRELPGKVDFVFISSFTEAALLSYALSNLFRSRGAVTALGGPHARCYPQDAQKYFDYVLGFTDQTLILEILRDCTRHRPAGLHLSAEHHPVQLPGVRERWKFIEQTLRKAPVIKIVPLLSSLGCPYSCDFCIDASVPYQPLDPEAVKADLRFLLSKLKRPRVAWHDPNFGVRFDSCMDAIEEAVPSGRIDFIAESTLSLLSESRVKRLKRNGFKALLPGIESWFEMGKKSKTGIKTGMDKVQMLSDQVNMILQYIPYVQTNHIFGLDRDEGAEPFELTKRFLDLSPGAFPAYSMLSAFGQAARLNLEFQRANRVMPFPFHFLSNIQMNIKPKNYSWLEFYDYLIDVTKYSYSPRLIFRRFLANGETIPRWLNVVRGFSSERFGRIKYFMEMRRQLQTDRQFRSFFEQETTEIPKYFVETIRRDLGEFWNWLPGGAICHDPNAYLMSTEKTCASCGVPSAGIV, from the coding sequence ATGCACAAGCTGAGAATCGGCATTATCGATCTGGTGGCCAAGGCCCCCACGCGAACGATGTGGATGCGCGTCATGGGTGCCAACTTCGTCAGCATTATGCCGCAAGTCGTGGCCACCTGGTGTGAAGGACAGGGCCATGATGTTACGCTGGTCACATATACCGGCCGCGAAAATCTTGTCAGGGAATTGCCCGGCAAGGTTGACTTTGTTTTTATCAGCTCTTTCACCGAAGCGGCTCTGCTGTCATACGCCCTCAGCAATTTGTTCCGATCACGGGGCGCCGTTACTGCTCTTGGCGGACCCCATGCCCGCTGTTACCCCCAGGACGCCCAGAAGTACTTTGACTACGTGCTGGGCTTCACGGACCAAACCCTGATTCTGGAAATCCTGCGGGATTGCACCCGGCACCGGCCGGCCGGCCTGCATCTTTCAGCCGAACATCATCCGGTTCAACTGCCGGGCGTGAGAGAGCGATGGAAATTCATAGAGCAGACTCTCCGCAAAGCGCCTGTAATCAAGATCGTCCCTCTCCTGAGCAGCCTGGGTTGTCCCTATTCCTGTGATTTCTGCATCGATGCCTCGGTACCTTACCAGCCGTTGGATCCGGAAGCAGTGAAAGCGGATCTGCGTTTTCTGCTGAGCAAGTTGAAACGCCCGCGGGTGGCGTGGCATGATCCGAATTTCGGGGTGCGTTTCGACAGTTGCATGGACGCCATAGAGGAGGCGGTACCGTCCGGTCGTATCGACTTTATCGCCGAATCGACCTTGTCGCTGCTTTCGGAGTCGCGGGTGAAACGCCTTAAGCGCAATGGCTTCAAAGCCCTGCTGCCGGGTATAGAATCATGGTTCGAGATGGGTAAGAAGTCTAAAACCGGGATAAAGACAGGGATGGATAAGGTCCAAATGCTTTCCGATCAGGTCAACATGATTCTGCAGTATATCCCCTATGTGCAAACCAATCACATTTTCGGGCTCGATCGTGACGAAGGAGCGGAACCGTTCGAACTTACCAAGCGGTTTCTTGATCTCAGTCCGGGGGCCTTTCCGGCCTACTCTATGCTTTCGGCGTTCGGCCAGGCGGCCCGGCTGAATCTCGAATTTCAGCGGGCCAATCGGGTCATGCCGTTTCCTTTTCATTTTCTCAGCAACATCCAGATGAACATCAAGCCGAAAAATTACTCATGGCTTGAATTTTATGATTATCTCATCGACGTGACCAAATACTCGTATTCTCCCCGCCTGATATTTCGACGGTTCCTGGCCAACGGCGAGACGATTCCGAGATGGCTCAATGTCGTTCGCGGGTTTTCCTCGGAACGTTTCGGGCGTATCAAATACTTCATGGAGATGCGGCGGCAATTGCAAACCGACCGGCAGTTCCGGAGTTTCTTCGAACAGGAGACAACTGAGATTCCCAAATACTTTGTGGAAACGATCCGCCGGGATCTCGGCGAGTTCTGGAATTGGCTGCCGGGCGGTGCCATCTGCCATGATCCCAACGCCTATCTCATGTCTACAGAAAAGACATGTGCCTCATGCGGCGTCCCGAGCGCCGGCA